TCTTGCAGACATCGAAACGGGCGACCGCGTTCTTGTGACCGGTCATCAGGATGCTCCGGACGCCATGACCGTCTCCCGGGTCATTCTGATGAAGTCCACCGATATCGCTCAGAAAAATGAGGCGGAGCAGGCTGACTGGCAGAAGCGCGGCACGGGCGGTCTGGTTAGCGCCGTCGATCCCGCCAGCGGCACGATCACCATCAGCTCGCGCGGCAAGAAGATCGCAGTTGAGACGCAGCCCTCAACCGTGTACCGGCGCTATTCCAACGGCTCGGTTAAATTCTCGGACGCAGTTGTAGGGACTCGGGACCAGATCCAGGTAGGCGACCAGCTACGCGCCCGAGGTGAGAAGTCGGTCGACGGAGGTTCCATCAAGGCAGAAGAGATCGTCTCCGGAGCATTTGAGAACCTGGCGGGAACGGTCACGGCGATCGATGCTGCTTCGCAGACTTTTACGCTGACAGATATTTCCACCAAGAAGTCGTATTCCATTGCAGTGACCGCCAACTCCAGCCTTCGCGCCCTGCCGCCAGACGCTGCCGCGCGCTTCGCTGCACGTGCAAGAGGCGGAGACCAGAGCGCCGGCGGTGCCGGAGCCGACAAACCCAAGCTGCCTCCGGCCGCCGCAGTTGCGGTCGGTGACCCTCATTCTGAAATAAGGGGTGCGGGAACAGGGTCGGCGGGCGGCGATCTCTCGCAGCTCGTAAATCGGCTTCCTCAGGGCTCGCTGAGCGACCTTCACACTGGCGAGGTCTTGATGGTCGTTGCCGAAAAGACGGCACCCGGCGGCGATGGGCTGATCGCGATCACAGTGCTCTCAGGAGTTGAGCCGATTTTGATAGCCACACCGAAGGGAACTGCGTCGATGACGCTGTCGCCATGGAACTTCGGCGGCGGCCAGGACGGCGGGGGCGCTTAGGCGATAGCCTGTATTTGTGGGTGAAACTGTTGCTGGGGCAGGCGACCCGAGATTTCGGGACGCCTTGGAGTGAGTCTCCGCTGGCAGGAAGCTTCC
This Granulicella aggregans DNA region includes the following protein-coding sequences:
- a CDS encoding KOW domain-containing RNA-binding protein; amino-acid sequence: MIEAETQDGVQYGCRQSACGGNSRPEAAARLLSATRRLTMQACMTLAPVAIAILALPGGSGLAFAQATAPSRQIGTVKQVTPNKLIIANDAGQSISVSVVDGAKVLQLSPGSTDLKTALAISLADIETGDRVLVTGHQDAPDAMTVSRVILMKSTDIAQKNEAEQADWQKRGTGGLVSAVDPASGTITISSRGKKIAVETQPSTVYRRYSNGSVKFSDAVVGTRDQIQVGDQLRARGEKSVDGGSIKAEEIVSGAFENLAGTVTAIDAASQTFTLTDISTKKSYSIAVTANSSLRALPPDAAARFAARARGGDQSAGGAGADKPKLPPAAAVAVGDPHSEIRGAGTGSAGGDLSQLVNRLPQGSLSDLHTGEVLMVVAEKTAPGGDGLIAITVLSGVEPILIATPKGTASMTLSPWNFGGGQDGGGA